In the genome of Rhinolophus ferrumequinum isolate MPI-CBG mRhiFer1 chromosome 24, mRhiFer1_v1.p, whole genome shotgun sequence, one region contains:
- the YIPF5 gene encoding protein YIPF5 isoform X2, with translation MMHPQQPYTGQIFQPAQAYTPATPQPFYGTNFEDEPPLLEELGINFDHIWQKTLTVLHPLKVADGSIMNETDLAGPMVFCLAFGATLLLAGKIQFGYVYGISAIGCLGMFCLLNLMSMTGVSFGCVASVLGYCLLPMILLSSFAVIFSLQGMVGVLLTVGIIGWCSFSASKIFISALAMEGQQLLIAYPCALLYGVFALISIF, from the exons ATGATGCATCCACAACAGCCATACACCGGGCAGATTTTCCAGCCAGCTCAGGCATACACTCCAGCCACTCCCCAGCCATTTTACGGAACCAACTTTGAGGATGAGCCACCTTTACTAGAAG aattAGGTATCAATTTTGACCACATTTGGCAAAAAACACTAACAGTGTTACATCCATTAAAAGTAGCAGATGGCAGCATCATGAATGAGACTGATTTGGCCGGACCCATGGTTTTTTGCCTTGCCTTTGGAGCCACGTTGTTACTG GCTGGCAAAATCCAGTTTGGCTATGTATATGGGATCAGTGCAATTGGATGTCTAGgaatgttttgtttattaaacCTAATGAGTATGACAGGTGTTTCATTTGGTTGTGTGGCAAGTGTCCTTGGATATTGTCTTCTTCCCATGATCCTACTTTCCAGCTTTGCAGTGATATTTTCGTTGCA AGGAATGGTAGGAGTCCTTCTCACTGTTGGAATCATTGGATGGTGTAGTTTTTCTGCttccaaaattttcatttctgcattAGCCATGGAAGGACAGCAACTTCTAATAGCATATCCTTGTGCTTTGTTATACGGAGTCTTTGCcctaatttccattttttga